From the Gramella sp. Hel_I_59 genome, one window contains:
- a CDS encoding site-specific integrase, translated as MKKSDPIKVVHRNDHSSLEIFVAKKRYSKPKLFTPKVDGKPSVAPGQYWYVYFWWRKNPEGPFDYQPRFKRNLNYLKTVKERKAAGNLMAEQYHEALKKGWNPETKSISGSSRRKKIVSLKDALQYAFDIKKKGKSQPTVDGYKFHLDRFNEWSSTNGISGMDVKQFGIDHFYEFWDWLRFEYIKDDKQPLSGTSINNHKRSLSALFSTMKNERLINDNFIIGIPLEDEDPQNNKAFTPEELVKVIKTLSSDDPYMIPIVQLIFYALLRPREVLRLRIQDLNTEDWLLEVKTKTESRSRRRIIEKIKPAIQALDIKGKPGHYHVFTYWNEPGVWEPKKLKTKVDTMGRRFSEVKNKLGFGREYGLYSIRHTAIMDLYQSYLNDGLAEHEIYPKLMGHTGHRSIEGVKKYLRQYSYALPPDHSDVYSIDI; from the coding sequence ATGAAAAAAAGCGATCCAATAAAAGTCGTACACAGAAACGATCACAGTAGCTTAGAAATATTCGTGGCAAAGAAACGATACTCTAAACCAAAATTGTTTACACCCAAAGTAGATGGAAAACCTTCTGTAGCTCCTGGGCAGTACTGGTATGTCTACTTCTGGTGGCGTAAAAATCCTGAAGGTCCTTTCGATTACCAACCTAGATTTAAGAGAAATCTGAACTACCTCAAAACCGTCAAAGAACGGAAAGCTGCAGGGAATTTAATGGCAGAACAATATCACGAAGCTTTAAAGAAAGGCTGGAACCCGGAAACCAAAAGCATTTCAGGTAGTAGTAGGCGAAAGAAAATTGTTTCATTAAAAGATGCTCTACAATATGCCTTCGACATTAAGAAGAAGGGAAAGAGCCAGCCCACCGTGGACGGCTATAAGTTTCACCTGGACCGGTTTAATGAGTGGAGCTCTACAAACGGAATTTCGGGAATGGATGTAAAGCAATTTGGGATCGATCATTTTTATGAGTTTTGGGACTGGCTGCGTTTTGAGTATATCAAAGATGATAAGCAGCCGTTAAGCGGTACTTCTATTAACAACCATAAACGTTCGCTTTCTGCACTTTTCAGCACTATGAAAAATGAGCGGCTCATTAATGATAACTTCATTATTGGGATTCCGCTGGAAGATGAGGATCCGCAAAACAATAAAGCGTTTACTCCGGAAGAATTAGTGAAAGTGATCAAGACGCTGTCCAGCGACGATCCCTATATGATCCCCATTGTACAGCTCATATTTTATGCATTACTGCGGCCAAGGGAAGTTTTACGACTGCGCATCCAAGATCTTAATACTGAAGACTGGTTGCTGGAAGTAAAAACTAAAACTGAAAGCAGGTCCAGAAGAAGAATTATTGAAAAGATTAAACCTGCGATACAGGCTCTGGATATTAAGGGGAAGCCTGGACATTACCATGTATTCACTTATTGGAATGAGCCGGGCGTCTGGGAACCGAAAAAGCTGAAGACCAAAGTAGACACGATGGGGCGTAGGTTTTCTGAAGTGAAAAACAAACTAGGTTTCGGGAGGGAGTACGGTTTGTACAGCATCAGGCATACCGCTATCATGGATCTTTACCAGAGCTATTTAAATGACGGATTAGCCGAGCATGAAATCTATCCGAAATTAATGGGGCATACTGGCCACCGTTCTATTGAAGGGGTGAAAAAATACCTCAGGCAATATAGTTATGCGTTACCTCCAGATCATTCTGACGTTTACTCAATAGATATTTAA
- a CDS encoding HupE/UreJ family protein produces the protein MSQFWVYFELGLDHVLDWQAYDHVLFLVVLVASYGFTTWKRVLGLVTLFTVGHTLALFLSVYKILKVDPNYVEFLIPVTILATAIFDIATAGKKVRNTNYNLLYFTTAFFGLVHGLGFSSYFKMIASGTSNKFWPLVEFALGIEAAQILVVLAVMIIGFVCQNLLKVSKRDWIIVTASIVIGVILPILQETYLAL, from the coding sequence ATGTCACAATTTTGGGTTTATTTCGAGCTTGGTTTAGATCATGTTTTAGATTGGCAGGCTTATGACCACGTTCTTTTTCTAGTTGTCCTGGTAGCTTCTTATGGTTTCACGACCTGGAAAAGAGTACTTGGCCTGGTAACTTTATTTACTGTTGGACATACTCTCGCATTGTTTCTTTCGGTTTACAAGATCCTCAAAGTAGATCCCAATTATGTAGAGTTTCTAATTCCAGTTACGATACTCGCTACTGCGATTTTCGATATTGCCACTGCCGGTAAAAAAGTTCGGAATACAAATTACAACCTTCTCTATTTTACAACTGCTTTTTTCGGACTCGTTCACGGACTTGGTTTTTCTTCCTATTTTAAAATGATCGCTTCCGGGACCAGCAATAAGTTCTGGCCTCTGGTGGAGTTCGCTCTCGGGATCGAAGCTGCACAGATACTCGTAGTGCTGGCCGTGATGATCATTGGATTTGTTTGTCAGAATCTATTAAAGGTCTCTAAAAGGGACTGGATCATAGTTACTGCTTCTATCGTGATTGGAGTCATTTTACCAATTCTGCAGGAAACCTATCTCGCATTGTAG
- a CDS encoding phage tail tape measure protein, protein MDKIEAGLIKGGAANDEYFDSIREYSTFFAQAGYSAEEFINIVNTGFDLGIYQDKLPDALKEADLSLKEQTKSTRDSLVKCLWSSVYR, encoded by the coding sequence ATGGACAAAATTGAAGCGGGTCTTATTAAAGGCGGTGCTGCTAATGATGAGTATTTTGATAGCATTCGAGAATATTCAACCTTTTTCGCTCAGGCTGGGTATAGTGCTGAAGAATTTATTAATATCGTTAATACCGGTTTTGATCTGGGGATCTACCAGGACAAACTTCCTGACGCACTTAAAGAAGCAGATCTCAGTTTAAAGGAGCAAACCAAGTCTACAAGAGATTCATTAGTTAAATGCCTTTGGAGCTCCGTTTACAGATGA
- a CDS encoding dCMP deaminase family protein yields MNQQKQLKFDRAYLRIAREWSKLSHCNRKQVGALIVKDRMIISDGYNGTPSGFENFCEDDEGYTKWYVLHAEANAILKVAGSTQSCKDATLYITMSPCKDCSKLIHQSGIKRLVYQIDYKDNAGLDFLRKAGVELEQITELEEN; encoded by the coding sequence ATGAATCAGCAAAAACAACTCAAATTTGATCGGGCATATCTTCGTATCGCCCGGGAATGGAGCAAATTATCACATTGTAATAGAAAACAGGTTGGCGCGTTAATAGTTAAAGACAGAATGATCATTTCTGATGGATACAATGGTACCCCAAGTGGATTTGAAAACTTCTGTGAAGATGATGAAGGCTACACAAAATGGTATGTCCTGCACGCTGAAGCAAACGCGATTTTAAAGGTAGCTGGTTCCACGCAGAGTTGTAAAGATGCCACTTTATACATTACGATGTCACCTTGCAAGGATTGTAGTAAGCTTATTCATCAATCCGGGATTAAACGCCTGGTTTATCAAATTGATTATAAAGATAATGCCGGGCTGGACTTTCTTCGGAAAGCTGGCGTGGAGCTGGAGCAGATCACTGAACTGGAAGAAAATTGA